Proteins encoded within one genomic window of Micromonospora halotolerans:
- a CDS encoding VOC family protein yields the protein MTVDLFAGVPVRDRRAAAAWYERLLGAPPSFLPNDTEAVWELAEHRYVYIEVRPEHAGHAMHTVFVTDLDARLAQIADRGLTPAERETYDNGVRKAIFRDPDGNEIGFGGGPD from the coding sequence ATGACCGTAGATCTGTTCGCGGGCGTCCCCGTCCGCGACCGCCGTGCGGCGGCGGCCTGGTACGAGCGACTCCTCGGCGCCCCGCCGTCGTTCCTGCCCAACGACACCGAGGCGGTGTGGGAGCTCGCCGAGCACCGCTACGTGTACATCGAGGTGCGTCCCGAGCACGCCGGGCACGCCATGCACACCGTCTTCGTCACCGACCTCGACGCCCGTCTCGCGCAGATCGCCGACCGTGGCCTGACGCCGGCCGAGCGCGAGACCTACGACAACGGGGTCCGCAAGGCCATCTTCCGTGACCCGGACGGCAACGAGATCGGCTTCGGCGGCGGCCCCGACTGA
- a CDS encoding dihydrofolate reductase family protein, producing the protein MPQQLLRVQSFAVSRDGFGAGEGQSLERPFGHADPAALFAWRAATASFVYRTEPGGTRGLDDYLTRDYDRNIGAEIMGRNKFGPQRGPWENHDWQGWWGDNPPFHVPVFVLTHHERPSFTLADTTFHFLDASPAEALKRAKQAADGRDVRLGGGVATIREFLEADLVDEMHIAVAPVDLGRGERLWESHHELLDRFHLESVPSPSGVTHLLFWRR; encoded by the coding sequence GTGCCACAGCAGCTGTTGAGGGTGCAGAGCTTCGCCGTGTCGCGGGACGGGTTCGGCGCCGGCGAGGGGCAGAGCCTGGAGCGGCCCTTCGGTCACGCGGACCCCGCCGCCCTGTTCGCCTGGCGTGCCGCCACCGCCAGCTTCGTGTACCGCACCGAGCCCGGTGGCACCCGTGGCCTGGACGACTACCTGACCCGCGACTACGACCGCAACATCGGCGCGGAGATCATGGGCCGTAACAAGTTCGGCCCGCAGCGCGGCCCCTGGGAGAACCACGACTGGCAGGGGTGGTGGGGGGACAACCCACCGTTCCACGTGCCGGTCTTCGTGCTCACCCACCACGAGCGCCCGTCGTTCACCCTGGCGGACACCACATTCCACTTCCTCGACGCGAGCCCGGCCGAGGCACTGAAGCGAGCGAAGCAGGCCGCCGACGGCCGGGACGTACGCCTCGGTGGGGGAGTCGCCACCATCCGCGAATTCCTCGAGGCCGACCTGGTCGACGAGATGCACATCGCCGTCGCGCCCGTCGACCTCGGTCGCGGTGAGCGGCTGTGGGAGAGCCACCACGAGCTTCTCGACCGCTTCCACCTCGAGTCGGTGCCGAGCCCCAGCGGAGTCACCCACCTCCTGTTCTGGAGGCGATGA